The Lynx canadensis isolate LIC74 chromosome D1, mLynCan4.pri.v2, whole genome shotgun sequence genome has a segment encoding these proteins:
- the MYOD1 gene encoding LOW QUALITY PROTEIN: myoblast determination protein 1 (The sequence of the model RefSeq protein was modified relative to this genomic sequence to represent the inferred CDS: deleted 1 base in 1 codon), with amino-acid sequence MELLSPPLRDVDLTGPDGSLCNFASADDFYDDPCFDSPDLRFFEDLDPRLVHVGALLKPEEHSHFPAAVHPTPGAREDEHVRAPSGHHQAGRCLLWACKACKRKTTNADRRKAATMRERRRLSKVNEAFETLKRCTSSNPNQRLPKVEILRNAIRYIEGLQALLRDQDAAPPGAAAAFYAPGPLPPGRGGEHYSGDSDASSPRSNCSDGMMDYSGPPSGARRRNCYDSTYYSEAPSEPRPGKSAAVSSLDCLSSIVERISTESPTAPSLLLADAPPESSPGPQEAAAQSEVERGAPTPSPDAAPQCPAGANPNPIYQVL; translated from the exons ATGGAGCTGCTGTCGCCGCCGCTCCGGGACGTAGATTTGACTGGCCCCGACGGCTCCCTCTGCAACTTTGCCTCCGCGGACGATTTCTATGATGACCCGTGTTTCGACTCTCCGGACCTGCGCTTCTTCGAAGACCTGGACCCGCGCCTCGTGCACGTGGGCGCGCTCCTGAAGCCCGAGGAACATTCGCACTTCCCTGCGGCCGTGCACCCGACCCCGGGCGCGCGCGAGGACGAGCATGTGCGCGCGCCCAGCGGGCACCACCAGGCTGGCCGCTGTCTATTGTGGGCCTGCAAAGCGTGCAAGCGCAAGACCACTAACGCCGACCGCCGCAAGGCCGCCACCATGCGCGAGCGGCGCCGCCTGAGCAAAGTCAACGAGGCTTTCGAGACGCTGAAGCGCTGCACGTCCAGCAACCCAAACCAGCGTCTGCCCAAGGTGGAGATCCTGCGCAACGCGATTCGCTACATCGAAGGCCTGCAGGCGCTGCTGCGCGACCAGGACGCCGCGCCCCCTGGCGCCGCCGCGGCCTTTTACGCGCCTGGCCCGCTGCCCCCAGGCCGTGGCGGCGAACACTATAGCGGCGACTCGGACGCGTCCAGCCCGCGCTCCAACTGTTCCGACGGCATG ATGGACTACAGCGGC CCCCCGAGCGGTGCCCGGCGGCGGAACTGCTACGACAGCACCTACTACAGCGAGGCGCCCAGCG AACCCAGGCCCGGGAAGAGTGCTGCGGTGTCGAGCCTCGACTGCCTGTCAAGCATCGTGGAGCGCATCTCCACCGAGAGCCCCACGGCACCCTCCCTTCTGCTGGCGGATGCGCCGCCGGAGTCGTCTCCGGGCCCACAAGAGGCGGCGGCCCAGAGTGAGGTCGAGCGCGgcgcccccaccccttccccggACGCCGCCCCGCAGTGCCCAGCGGGCGCAAACCCCAACCCCATCTACCAGGTGCTCTGA